A window of Fictibacillus halophilus contains these coding sequences:
- a CDS encoding YtpI family protein, translated as MPIFIILIILSFALYVFYKVSEVRAKEPFLKRWTGTKAKMALGSFLASFGLNELTAVEGRVQLWVALVFLIYGIVLLIMNYKMYKHFLTLAREEAQKN; from the coding sequence ATGCCTATTTTTATTATCCTAATTATACTTTCTTTTGCTCTATATGTGTTCTATAAAGTCTCTGAAGTACGTGCAAAAGAACCATTCTTAAAGCGCTGGACAGGCACAAAAGCAAAAATGGCACTCGGTTCATTCTTAGCTTCTTTCGGTCTGAACGAACTCACAGCTGTTGAGGGACGTGTACAGCTTTGGGTGGCACTAGTCTTTTTAATTTACGGAATTGTTCTTTTAATCATGAATTATAAAATGTACAAGCACTTCTTGACACTTGCACGTGAAGAAGCACAGAAAAATTAA